Proteins co-encoded in one Candidatus Saccharibacteria bacterium genomic window:
- the recG gene encoding ATP-dependent DNA helicase RecG, whose amino-acid sequence MKLTDSVKTLTGVGPVVERGLQKLGLETIGDLLNYFPRKWEDYSKITKIRSIRPGNVALLAHVETIHARRSFRNRRLAITEAILSDGTGTIKATWFNQPYLAQTLKPDEEYLFAGVFEFKNSFLSLQNPTFEKIEGKQAGGRIFSVYPENKVITSKIIRKLVAQCIDLSSSLSDYLPVEIEKDHKLTNYAEAIRNLHQPESTQQLEEAKRRLAFGELFSLILTSLVLKRQIKTEVSPKVSFKLEYVEKILGQLDFKLTDAQRKVAWQIFQDLEGEHPMNRMLEGDVGSGKTLVALLAAAQAIKAGYQVALMVPTEILARQHAKTAEKLLNPLGIKTELLISALKTAEKKLIHDQLASGDIGLVIGTHALLGEKVEFKNLGLIVIDEQHRFGVNQRRAIKTKAKTMPHVLTMTATPIPRSLALVVYGDLDISVIDELPPGRKPVKTQVVFDSVRGEVYKHIEGRIAAGEQVFVVCPLIDESDVGGRRSVTAEADRLNKIIFSHRRLAILHGKMKPDEKESIMTDFRNGKYDILISTTVVEVGVDIPNASVIIIENADRFGLAALHQLRGRVGRSGQQAYCYLFTDSDSPTTVKRLGALERSNDGFRIAQIDLELRGPGEIYGARQHGQLDLRLTDVTDAKLIAEVHAVAQAFLDQDKMVKYPYIMKRVDELKALTTLE is encoded by the coding sequence ATGAAGCTAACTGATTCGGTTAAAACATTAACTGGTGTGGGGCCAGTGGTGGAGAGGGGTTTGCAAAAGCTTGGTCTAGAAACTATAGGCGACCTTTTGAATTATTTTCCACGTAAGTGGGAAGATTACAGCAAGATTACTAAAATTCGCAGCATTCGACCGGGCAATGTGGCCTTGCTTGCACATGTTGAGACAATCCACGCTCGGCGCTCATTTCGCAACCGCCGCCTAGCCATTACCGAGGCTATATTGAGCGATGGCACTGGCACTATTAAGGCCACTTGGTTTAATCAGCCCTACCTAGCCCAAACCCTCAAGCCCGACGAGGAGTATCTGTTTGCTGGGGTATTTGAGTTTAAGAATAGCTTTTTGAGCTTGCAGAACCCAACATTCGAAAAAATTGAGGGCAAGCAGGCAGGTGGGCGAATATTTTCGGTTTATCCCGAGAACAAAGTCATAACCTCTAAGATCATTCGCAAACTTGTGGCTCAATGTATAGATCTGAGCAGTAGTTTGAGCGACTATTTGCCGGTTGAAATCGAAAAAGATCACAAACTCACCAATTATGCCGAGGCCATTCGCAATCTTCACCAACCAGAATCAACGCAACAACTCGAAGAAGCCAAACGTCGACTAGCCTTTGGCGAGCTGTTTAGCTTAATATTAACCAGCTTAGTGCTAAAACGTCAGATTAAAACCGAGGTTTCGCCCAAAGTTTCGTTTAAACTCGAGTACGTTGAAAAGATTCTGGGCCAGCTAGATTTTAAGCTAACCGATGCTCAGCGCAAAGTGGCTTGGCAGATATTTCAAGACCTAGAGGGTGAGCATCCCATGAATCGCATGCTCGAGGGCGACGTGGGCAGTGGTAAAACCCTGGTGGCGCTATTGGCCGCGGCTCAGGCAATTAAGGCCGGCTATCAGGTTGCCTTAATGGTGCCAACTGAGATTTTGGCTCGCCAACACGCCAAGACAGCCGAAAAGTTGCTGAATCCACTGGGTATCAAAACAGAACTATTAATCTCGGCCCTAAAAACCGCCGAAAAGAAACTGATTCACGATCAGCTAGCTAGTGGCGACATTGGTTTAGTTATAGGTACTCACGCGCTACTGGGCGAAAAGGTAGAGTTTAAAAACCTGGGCTTAATTGTGATCGATGAACAGCACCGATTTGGTGTAAACCAGCGTCGGGCCATAAAAACCAAGGCTAAGACCATGCCGCATGTACTAACCATGACGGCCACACCCATACCGCGTAGCCTGGCCCTAGTTGTTTATGGTGATCTGGATATTTCGGTGATCGACGAACTGCCGCCGGGTCGCAAGCCGGTTAAAACACAGGTTGTGTTTGATAGTGTTAGAGGCGAAGTCTATAAACACATTGAAGGGCGGATTGCAGCCGGCGAGCAGGTATTTGTAGTCTGCCCATTGATTGATGAAAGCGATGTTGGCGGTAGACGCAGCGTGACAGCTGAGGCAGACCGATTAAACAAAATCATATTCTCGCATCGTAGGCTAGCGATTCTTCATGGCAAGATGAAGCCCGATGAGAAAGAGAGTATTATGACCGATTTTCGCAACGGCAAATATGATATTCTAATATCTACCACGGTGGTCGAGGTCGGCGTGGACATTCCAAATGCCTCAGTAATTATTATCGAAAACGCCGATCGGTTTGGTTTGGCGGCGCTGCACCAGCTGCGGGGTCGAGTTGGTCGTTCGGGCCAGCAAGCTTATTGTTATCTATTTACCGACTCAGACAGCCCAACCACTGTAAAGCGATTGGGCGCACTCGAGCGCAGTAATGATGGATTTAGAATTGCTCAGATTGATCTGGAACTACGAGGGCCAGGCGAGATATATGGTGCTCGCCAGCACGGCCAGCTGGACCTCCGCCTGACCGACGTTACCGATGCCAAGCTCATCGCCGAGGTGCACGCGGTAGCTCAAGCTTTTTTAGATCAGGATAAAATGGTAAAATACCCCTATATTATGAAGAGAGTGGACGAGCTAAAAGCTCTAACAACGTTGGAATAA